In Deinococcus carri, the genomic stretch CGACCTGCGCCACGTACACGTTCTGCCCACCCGCATCGGTGCCACCCAGGGTGGCGAGCGGAGAGGCGTGTTCGCTGATCAGGGCAATCTTTTTCACCCCGGACGTGGTCATCACAGTCCTCCCACGGGCACGCCGCGTCCGGCCACCTCGCGGAAGGTGGCGTCCCAGTCGCGGGCGAAGCGTTCAATCGAGAAGCGTTCGCGCGCCACTTCCCGCGCGCCCACGCTCAGACGGCGGGCCTCCTCGGGGTCGTCCAGCAGATGCTGCATCCGTTCCACCAGCTTCCGCACGTCGGTGTCCACGTAGCCGTTCACGCCGTTTTGCACGGCGGTCGCCATCTCAGTCGTTGCCAGCCCAACAATGGGCATCCCCAGCATCATCGCCTCGCAAACGGCCAGGCCCAGGCTGGTGTACCGAATCGGGTTGAAGAAGAAGCGGTACGGCGCGGCGAAGGCGGGCAGGTCGCCCAGCGGAATATTGCCGAGGCCGCCCGCCGCCTGCGACTCCATGCCCACCAGGTCCAGCGGCACCTCCTGCCGCACCTGCTCGAACACGTCCGCGCCCAGCCGCCGCCCGCGCTTTTGCAGACCGTTCACCACGGTCAGGCCGCGGGCCTTCTCGCCGGTCCAGGTGAGGCCGGGGTCGGTCACGCCGTGTTCGATGACGCGCGTGGGCGTGCGCCCGCTGTCCCACATCAGGTCGTTGAAGGGGGTGACGTGGACCAGTAACGTCTCCGGGTCGTCCACGGGATGCCGGGTGTCGGTCGGCACCTCGCGCGGCGGGTCGTGTTCCAGGTAGATGCGCGGCAGCCGGCGCTGTTCGGGCGAGAGAATCTCGAACTGGTCTTCGAGGTAGTTCCTGTGCGACTGGAAGAGAATCGCGTCGAAGGTCTGGTTCCGCACGTCCTCCGCCGGAACGTCATGCACGTTGTCGCCCCAGCGGAAGTCGCCCGCGCGCCCGCCGTAGCCCTCGGGCCGGCCCGGCTTGACGGGAAGGTAGAACTCGTGCGGAGCCTGCGTGAGGTAGTACAGGTAGCTGCCGTGAATGTGCCAGGTCAGAATCCTCAGGGGTCGCATGTCAGCTCCTTTCGTGGGGGGAACAGTCGTGGGGGGAAGGGTCGGCAAAGAGGGCGGCGAGGAGGGCGCGGGCCGGGTCGGCCTGTAGCGGCGTGACACCACCCCCTGCGTCTGGAACTTCGGGTGTTTCCCCGCTCTGTTCTGTGGTGGCGTGCGTGGCCCCCGTCCTGCCCCGCGGGTCGGCCAGGGGGCCAGGTGTCTCGCGCACCCACCGCGTGAGCGTCTGCCCGCCGAACTCGCGCGACACTCCCGCCCGATCGGGAATCCCCGCCAGCGCGCAGAGGTAGCCCAGCCCGTGCGGGGAATCGCCGGGGGCAGTCAGGATGACGGCGGCACCGAACTGCCCGCCGCGCAGCCGTTCCAGCACGTCCGGGGTCCAGAAGGACTCGGGCGTGAGGGCGTCCGCCCAGTCCGGCAGGGCGTCCCGTTCGGGCGCGGGGGCCAGCACCGTGAACTGCGTCTCCGGCCAGGCCGCGCGGCACGTCTCCAGCGCCGGGCGCAGGTGCGGCAGGTTCCCGGTGCAGGCCAGCAGCACGCGCCCCCTCAGCTCGGCGTCAGCGGACACGCGCCACCTCCCGCCCCAGCAGCGTGTCCACTTCCGCCAGCACCGCCCCCAGGTCATCCCCCACCACCACGCGGTGCCGCTCGCGGTCCAGCGGTGCCCAGCGGGCCGGGTCGGAGGCGAGGAACACCACCACGCTGGGGGTGCGGGTGGCCGCCGCGAGGTGCGAGACGCCCGTGTCGCCGCTGACCAGCAGCCGCGCGTCCGCGAGGAGGGCCGCCAGTGTCCCCAGCTCTGTCTGCCCGGTCAGGTCCAGCACGTCGGGCACCGGGAGGGCCTCCGCCACCGCCCGCGTGACCTCCGCCTCGGCCGGGGTGCCCGTCAGGACCACCCTCAGCCCCCGCGCGGCCAGCCGCTGGGCGACCTGCGCGAAGTTGCGCGGTGACCAGCGGCGCGCGGGCTGGCTGGCCCCGGGGTGCAGCACCGCATACCGGCCCGGTGCGAGGGTTCCGGCACCCGGCAGGGCACGCAGCGCCTCCCGGTCCGCCGCGTGGACGGGAAAGGTCAGCTCCTCACCCCGCGCCGGATACCCCAGGAACTCGGCCAGCCGCAGCCACACCAGCGGTTCGGGCTGGCCCTCCTCGTAGGGCAGGAACCGCGCGGGGTCCAGGCACCACTGCCCCGGCCCGAAGCGCCCCGCTATGGCGTCCGCACCCAGCAGCGACACCAGCACGTTGCTGATGGGGCCGCTGCCGTGCATCTGAAGGGCCAGGTCGTAACGCCCCTGCGCCTCCTGCAAGAGCGCGAGCAGTTCCGCCTGCCGCACCGGCTGCTCGGGCAGGCCCGGAAAGCCGGGGAAGACCTCCAGCCGGTCAATCAGGTCGGGAAACCGCTGCACGAAAGGTGCCGCTTGCGGCAGGCCCAGCAGCGTGATTTCCGCATCCGGCTCCCCCGCCCGCAGCGCCCGCAGGGCAGGCACGGCACACAGCAGGTCGCCCAGCCCCGGCAGGGCGCGGAAGACCAGGATGCGTTGTCTGGGGGATTCGGTCATGGACAACAAGACTCCGTCAGGCCGTGCGGGAAGCCGCTGGCCTGAAAAGATGGGCTGGGAATGGCTGGGTATCAGCGAGGTGGGGAGAGAGGCCTGTTCTGTTCCTGTCGGCAGCAGATGCTCCCAGGGAAGGCATTGCGCCCTCTGATGGAATGGTAGAGGCGGTTCCTGCCAGGGTCATGGTGCAGATGCACAACTGATTTTGAGGACAGTCCAGCTTTTTATGCAAATGCACGAGAGTAGCCGAGGAGCGACAAAAAAAAGGCGTCCTGCACGCAGAAATTCCCCTCGAATTCGAGACCTTTTTCTTATTCCCAGTTCCTTAAGCGGAATTGACTGTAAGAGGAGAAACGAGTAAAGAGGCCTTCAACTTCTGCTCATGCTGGAATAGCAGAACCTTCCTGTTCCTGCTTATCCATGTAACCGCCGAATCAGCAGGGCCAGCCGGATTTGCACGGCCTGATCGAAGGCCCGTGGATTCAGGCCCGTCAGGGAAGTGATTTTGTCCAGCCGGTAGTTCAGCGTGTTGCGGTGCAGGTTCAGGCGGCGCGCGGCGGCGAGCGGGTGGCAGTCCTCCGCGAAGAAGGCGTCCAGGGTGTCGAGCAGTTCCGGTTCGCCGTCCAGGGGGCTGAGGAGGTGCAGGGCCAGACCCAGCTTGGTCGGCTCGTCCGTCAGGCCGACAAAGGCGGCAACACCCAGGGTGTCGAGCGTATAGGCGCGGTGTTCGCCGCTCAGGCGGCTGCCCAGTGAGAGGGCCGCGCGGGCATCCTGGTACGAGCGGGCCAGGCCGTCCAGGCCGCGGTGATAGCGCCCGATGCCCAGGTCCAGCGGCTGGCCCAGGTCGGTTTGCAGGTGGGCCAGCAGGGCATTGCCCGCCCGCTTCAGTGCGGCCAGGTTGGCCCAGGAGGAGCTGGTGGGGGCCTCCGCGCCGCCGCCT encodes the following:
- a CDS encoding glycosyltransferase family 9 protein — protein: MTESPRQRILVFRALPGLGDLLCAVPALRALRAGEPDAEITLLGLPQAAPFVQRFPDLIDRLEVFPGFPGLPEQPVRQAELLALLQEAQGRYDLALQMHGSGPISNVLVSLLGADAIAGRFGPGQWCLDPARFLPYEEGQPEPLVWLRLAEFLGYPARGEELTFPVHAADREALRALPGAGTLAPGRYAVLHPGASQPARRWSPRNFAQVAQRLAARGLRVVLTGTPAEAEVTRAVAEALPVPDVLDLTGQTELGTLAALLADARLLVSGDTGVSHLAAATRTPSVVVFLASDPARWAPLDRERHRVVVGDDLGAVLAEVDTLLGREVARVR
- a CDS encoding glycosyltransferase family 4 protein, with the translated sequence MRPLRILTWHIHGSYLYYLTQAPHEFYLPVKPGRPEGYGGRAGDFRWGDNVHDVPAEDVRNQTFDAILFQSHRNYLEDQFEILSPEQRRLPRIYLEHDPPREVPTDTRHPVDDPETLLVHVTPFNDLMWDSGRTPTRVIEHGVTDPGLTWTGEKARGLTVVNGLQKRGRRLGADVFEQVRQEVPLDLVGMESQAAGGLGNIPLGDLPAFAAPYRFFFNPIRYTSLGLAVCEAMMLGMPIVGLATTEMATAVQNGVNGYVDTDVRKLVERMQHLLDDPEEARRLSVGAREVARERFSIERFARDWDATFREVAGRGVPVGGL